The Desulfuromonas sp. region TCGACATCACCATGTACCGAGACGACCTCGGGTCTCGGGGCAGCCTGCCGGTCGGCAAGACCGACATCCCCTTTCCCCTCGACGACAAGCGCATCGTCCTGGTCGACGACGTTCTTTACACGGGGCGAACAATCCGCTCCGCTATGGACGCCCTGATCGACCTGGGCCGGCCTCGCAGCATTCAACTCGCGGTCCTGGTCGACCGGGGGCACCGCGAACTACCCATCAGGCCCGACTATACGGGTCGCAACGTCCCCACCTCCCACGAGGAAAAGATCGAGGTGGAGTTCGACGAACAGGACAGGGCGACAGAGGTTCGCCTCCTGAAACCTCAGGCTTGACCCGGTCTTTTCAGCGATTACCCAGCGAGGGAGGTCCCCATGGCATTTCAGCATAAGCATATCCTCGGTACCGAGAACCTGTCACGGGAGGATATCGAACACATTCTCGACACCGCCGACAGCTTCAAGGAGATCAACCGTCGGGACATCAAAAAAGTCCCCACCTTGCGTGGCAAGACGGTCATCAACCTTTTCTACGAAGCCAGCACCCGCACCCGCACCTCCTTCGAGATCGCCGGCAAGCGGATGAGCGCCGACACCATCAACATCAGCGCCTCGGCCTCCTCGGTCGTCAAGGGCGAGACCCTGGAGGACACGGCCAGGAACATCGAGGCGATGCACCCCGACATCATCGTCATGCGCCACAGCGCCTCCGGCGCCCCCCACTACCTGGCCGAGCGCCTTTCCGGCTGCTCCATCATCAACGCCGGTGACGGGGCCCACGAACATCCGAGCCAGGCGCTGCTCGACCTCATGACCATCCGCGAGCACAAAGGCAGGATCGAGGGGCTCACCGTGGCCATTATCGGAGACATCGCCCACAGCCGGGTGGCCCGCTCCGACCTCTACGCTTTGAAGACCATGGGCGCCACGGTTCGGCTCGCCGGCCCGGGCACCATGATCCCGCCGGGGATCGAGCGCCTCGGCGCCGAGGTCTACACCGACATAAACGAGGCGATCAAGGGCGCCGACGTTGTCATGATGCTGCGCATCCAGATGGAGCGGCAGGGCAACTCTCTGATCCCGACCCTGCGAGAATATTCCCAATTCTTCGCCCTCAACCCCGAGAACCTCAAGCTCGCCAAAGACGATGCCATCGTTATGCATCCCGGCCCGATGAACCGCGGAGTTGAGATCTCCTCCTATGTCGCCGACGGGAAGCAAAACGTCATTCTCGACCAGGTGGAAAACGGGGTCGCGGTCCGCATGGCCCTCCTTTACCTCCTCGCAGGCGGGGAACAGCCCGAGGGGTAGGCGAGGCAGGATACCGGCACACAACACTCGTAATATTCAGATATGAAGGGGTGCTCCATGAACATTCTGATCAAAGGCGGCAGGGTTCTGGATCCGGCTCACGGCATTGACGAGGCCCTCGACCTGCT contains the following coding sequences:
- the pyrR gene encoding bifunctional pyr operon transcriptional regulator/uracil phosphoribosyltransferase PyrR → MAKEGTVILDQAGIRRALTRVAHEILERNKGTGDLVLVGIRKGGDHLARMLFDRIAEIEGVELPLGAVDITMYRDDLGSRGSLPVGKTDIPFPLDDKRIVLVDDVLYTGRTIRSAMDALIDLGRPRSIQLAVLVDRGHRELPIRPDYTGRNVPTSHEEKIEVEFDEQDRATEVRLLKPQA
- a CDS encoding aspartate carbamoyltransferase catalytic subunit, producing the protein MAFQHKHILGTENLSREDIEHILDTADSFKEINRRDIKKVPTLRGKTVINLFYEASTRTRTSFEIAGKRMSADTINISASASSVVKGETLEDTARNIEAMHPDIIVMRHSASGAPHYLAERLSGCSIINAGDGAHEHPSQALLDLMTIREHKGRIEGLTVAIIGDIAHSRVARSDLYALKTMGATVRLAGPGTMIPPGIERLGAEVYTDINEAIKGADVVMMLRIQMERQGNSLIPTLREYSQFFALNPENLKLAKDDAIVMHPGPMNRGVEISSYVADGKQNVILDQVENGVAVRMALLYLLAGGEQPEG